One genomic window of Micromonospora sp. WMMD1128 includes the following:
- the hrcA gene encoding heat-inducible transcriptional repressor HrcA has translation MGLDDRKLAVLRAIVEDYVHTQEPVGSKALVERHQLGVSPATVRNDMAVLEEEGYIRQPHTSAGRVPTDRGYRLFVDRLSRVKPLSPAERRAIERFLVGAVDLDDVVHRTVRLLAQLTRQVAVVQYPSLARSKVRHLELVPISTTRLMVVMIADTGRVEQRLVELPAPIPAEDVTDLRRLVNEKLVGSQLAETPPLVQALVEESPPKLRPAMTTLSTVLLETLVERHEERIALAGTANLTRGGLLDFQGSLRPILEALEEEVVLLKLIGETEPSTTRVLIGDENEVDNLRAASVVSTGYGPGATIVGGLGVLGPTRMDYPGNIAMVRAVARYVGELLAQN, from the coding sequence ATGGGTCTCGACGACCGCAAGCTCGCCGTGCTGCGCGCCATCGTCGAGGACTACGTCCACACGCAGGAGCCGGTGGGCAGCAAGGCCCTGGTCGAACGGCACCAGCTCGGCGTCTCGCCGGCGACCGTGCGCAACGACATGGCGGTGCTCGAGGAGGAGGGCTACATCCGGCAGCCGCACACGAGTGCCGGCCGGGTGCCCACCGACCGCGGCTACCGACTCTTCGTCGACCGGCTCTCCCGGGTCAAGCCGCTCAGCCCGGCCGAGCGCCGGGCGATCGAGCGGTTCCTGGTCGGCGCGGTCGACCTCGACGACGTGGTGCACCGCACGGTCCGGCTGCTGGCCCAGCTCACCCGGCAGGTCGCCGTGGTGCAATATCCCAGCCTGGCCCGGTCCAAGGTGCGCCACCTGGAGCTGGTGCCGATCTCCACCACCCGGCTGATGGTCGTCATGATCGCCGACACCGGGCGGGTCGAGCAGCGGCTGGTCGAGTTGCCCGCCCCGATCCCCGCCGAGGACGTCACCGACCTGCGCCGGCTGGTCAACGAGAAGCTCGTCGGCAGCCAACTCGCCGAGACGCCGCCGCTGGTGCAGGCGCTCGTCGAGGAGTCCCCGCCGAAGCTGCGCCCGGCCATGACCACGCTCTCCACCGTGCTGCTGGAGACACTCGTCGAGCGGCACGAGGAGCGCATCGCGCTTGCCGGCACCGCCAACCTCACCCGGGGTGGCCTGCTCGACTTCCAGGGCTCGCTGCGCCCCATCCTGGAGGCGCTCGAGGAGGAGGTCGTGCTGCTCAAGCTGATCGGCGAGACCGAACCGAGCACCACCCGGGTGCTCATCGGCGACGAGAACGAGGTCGACAACCTGCGGGCCGCCTCCGTGGTCAGCACCGGCTACGGCCCGGGTGCGACCATCGTCGGTGGGCTCGGCGTGCTCGGGCCGACCCGGATGGACTACCCCGGCAATATCGCCATGGTGAGGGCCGTGGCACGCTACGTGGGCGAACTGCTGGCCCAGAACTGA
- the dnaJ gene encoding molecular chaperone DnaJ yields the protein MARDYYGILGVSRDASDDDIKRAYRKLARQYHPDVNPDPEAQEKFKDINAAYEVLSDDRKRQIVDLGGDPLAPGGGGAGGPGGPGGAGPFVGFQDIMDAFFGGAAGGSRGPRPRTRPGADAILRLELDLNETAFGVEAPITVDTAVLCTTCSGAGTAAGTHLATCEACGGRGEVQSVQRTFLGQVVSARPCTVCQGYGTTIPHPCPTCAGDGRVRTRRSLTVKIPAGVEDGMRIRLAQQGEVGPGGGTAGDLYVEIHERTHDVYSRKGDDLHCRVTVPMTAAALGTRLTIKTLDSEEVVDVKPGTQPGSTLRLRARGVPHLRGTGRGDLYVHLDVRTPTKLDADQERMLRDFAKTRGEEVAELTKQGGFFSRMRDAFNGHA from the coding sequence GTGGCCAGGGACTACTACGGCATTCTCGGCGTGAGCCGGGACGCCTCCGACGACGACATCAAGCGTGCCTACCGCAAGCTGGCGCGGCAGTACCACCCGGACGTCAATCCGGACCCGGAGGCACAGGAGAAGTTCAAGGACATCAACGCCGCGTACGAGGTCCTCTCGGACGACCGGAAGCGGCAGATCGTCGACCTGGGCGGCGACCCGCTCGCCCCGGGCGGCGGTGGCGCCGGCGGTCCGGGCGGTCCGGGCGGCGCCGGCCCGTTCGTCGGCTTCCAGGACATCATGGACGCGTTCTTCGGCGGCGCGGCGGGCGGCAGCCGGGGGCCCCGGCCGCGCACCCGGCCCGGCGCCGACGCGATCCTGCGGCTGGAACTCGACCTCAACGAGACCGCGTTCGGCGTCGAGGCGCCGATCACCGTCGACACCGCGGTGCTCTGCACCACCTGCTCCGGCGCCGGCACCGCCGCCGGCACCCACCTGGCCACCTGCGAGGCGTGCGGCGGTCGGGGCGAGGTGCAGTCCGTGCAGCGGACGTTCCTCGGTCAGGTGGTCTCCGCCCGGCCGTGCACCGTCTGCCAGGGCTACGGCACCACGATTCCGCACCCCTGCCCGACCTGCGCCGGTGACGGCCGGGTGCGGACCCGCCGTTCGCTGACCGTCAAGATCCCCGCCGGGGTCGAGGACGGCATGCGGATCCGGCTGGCCCAGCAGGGCGAGGTCGGCCCGGGCGGCGGCACCGCCGGCGACCTCTACGTCGAGATCCACGAGCGGACCCACGACGTCTACTCCCGCAAGGGCGACGACCTGCACTGCCGGGTGACCGTGCCGATGACGGCCGCCGCGCTCGGCACCCGGCTGACCATCAAGACGCTCGACAGCGAGGAGGTCGTCGACGTCAAGCCGGGCACCCAGCCCGGCAGCACGCTGCGGCTGCGCGCCCGCGGCGTGCCGCACCTGCGCGGCACCGGCCGGGGTGACCTCTACGTCCACCTGGACGTGCGGACGCCGACCAAGCTCGACGCCGACCAGGAGCGGATGCTGCGCGACTTCGCCAAGACCCGCGGCGAGGAGGTCGCCGAGCTGACCAAGCAGGGCGGCTTCTTCTCCCGGATGCGCGACGCCTTCAACGGGCACGCCTGA
- a CDS encoding 16S rRNA (uracil(1498)-N(3))-methyltransferase: MSAPLFLVEALPTGDTVTLDGPEGHHAATVQRLRVGEELLLADGRGGTAAALVTAVGRGTLDARITSRGYADASVPRVVVAQGIAKGDRGELAVQAMTEVGVDEIVPWAASRSVVQWRGDRGVRAREKWAATAREAAKQARRPWLPVVAGAPDESTATVARRIAGAGAAFVLHEEADERLSTVELPATGEIVLVVGPEGGIAPAELTAFAGAGARTVRLGPSVLRTSTAGVAALSVLAARLGRW, translated from the coding sequence GTGTCGGCGCCGCTGTTCCTGGTCGAGGCGCTGCCCACCGGCGACACGGTGACGCTCGACGGCCCGGAGGGCCACCACGCGGCCACCGTGCAGCGGCTGCGCGTCGGCGAGGAGCTGCTGCTCGCCGACGGCCGGGGCGGCACCGCCGCCGCGCTCGTCACCGCCGTCGGCCGGGGCACGCTCGACGCGCGGATCACCTCCCGGGGGTACGCCGACGCGAGCGTCCCCCGGGTGGTCGTGGCGCAGGGGATCGCCAAGGGCGACCGGGGTGAGCTGGCCGTGCAGGCGATGACCGAGGTCGGGGTGGACGAGATCGTGCCCTGGGCGGCGTCCCGGTCGGTGGTCCAGTGGCGCGGCGACCGGGGCGTACGGGCCCGGGAGAAGTGGGCGGCCACCGCCCGGGAGGCCGCCAAGCAGGCCCGCCGCCCCTGGCTGCCGGTGGTGGCCGGCGCCCCGGACGAGTCCACCGCCACGGTGGCCCGGCGCATCGCCGGCGCCGGTGCCGCCTTCGTGCTGCACGAGGAGGCCGACGAGCGGCTGAGCACGGTCGAGCTGCCGGCGACCGGTGAGATCGTGCTCGTGGTCGGCCCCGAGGGCGGCATCGCCCCGGCCGAGCTGACCGCGTTCGCCGGGGCCGGCGCGCGTACCGTCCGCCTCGGCCCGTCGGTGCTGCGTACCTCCACCGCCGGGGTGGCCGCGCTCAGCGTGCTCGCCGCCCGCCTGGGCCGCTGGTAG
- the ppk2 gene encoding polyphosphate kinase 2 produces MADTELLDLTADYRVVDGHDDDPVLLRPDGSPVETWRDDYPYEQRLDREEYDHQKRLLQIELLKLQDWVKESGERLVILFEGRDAAGKGGTIKRFMEHLNPRGASVVALVKPDEREAGQWYFQRWLGHLPTAGEIVLFDRSWYNRAGVERVMGFCSRTEYLEFLRQAPDLERMLVRSGIRLVKFWFSVSRNEQRTRFVVRKVDPVRQWKLSPMDLASLDRWGEYTEAKEAMFFWTDTADAPWTVVKSNDKKRARLEAMRHVLHRFDYDGKDVDVVGTPDPLIIGPAGLDLGPEEQPVPIFPRP; encoded by the coding sequence ATGGCCGACACCGAGTTGCTTGACCTCACCGCCGACTATCGGGTGGTAGACGGGCACGACGACGATCCCGTGCTGCTGCGGCCCGACGGCAGCCCGGTCGAGACCTGGCGTGACGACTACCCCTACGAGCAGCGCCTCGACCGGGAGGAGTACGACCACCAGAAGCGTCTGCTCCAGATCGAGTTGCTCAAGCTCCAGGACTGGGTGAAGGAGAGCGGCGAGCGCCTGGTGATCCTCTTCGAGGGGCGGGACGCCGCCGGCAAGGGCGGCACCATCAAGCGTTTCATGGAGCACCTCAACCCGCGGGGCGCGAGCGTGGTCGCGCTGGTCAAGCCGGACGAGCGGGAGGCCGGGCAGTGGTACTTCCAGCGGTGGCTGGGGCACCTGCCGACCGCCGGCGAGATCGTGCTCTTCGACCGGTCCTGGTACAACCGGGCCGGCGTGGAGCGGGTGATGGGCTTCTGTTCCCGCACCGAATACCTGGAGTTCCTGCGGCAGGCCCCGGACCTGGAACGGATGCTGGTCCGGTCCGGCATCCGGCTGGTGAAGTTCTGGTTCTCGGTGTCCCGCAACGAGCAGCGGACCCGGTTCGTGGTGCGCAAGGTCGACCCGGTCCGGCAGTGGAAGCTCTCCCCGATGGACCTGGCGTCGCTCGACCGCTGGGGCGAGTACACCGAGGCCAAGGAGGCGATGTTCTTCTGGACCGACACCGCGGACGCGCCGTGGACGGTGGTGAAGAGCAACGACAAGAAGCGGGCCCGGCTGGAGGCGATGCGCCACGTGCTGCACCGGTTCGACTACGACGGCAAGGACGTCGATGTGGTCGGCACGCCCGACCCGCTGATCATCGGCCCGGCGGGGCTGGACCTGGGCCCCGAGGAGCAGCCGGTGCCGATCTTCCCGCGCCCCTGA
- a CDS encoding SDR family oxidoreductase: MAGRAVLVTGASRGIGRAVARAFAAGGDRVAVHHRDSAELAEALRAELPGDGHVVVRADLADPDAVRAVVDEAARLLGGLDVLVNNAGVFGPADPPHPVFDSSYEQWRSRWREVLDTNLVGAANAAWCAAQHMRERGGRIVNVSSRGAFRGEPANPAYGASKAGMNAMAQSLAVALAPYRIGVACVAPGFVETDMTNEHLKNERGEAMRAQSPFHRVARPEEIAAAVHWLASPEAEWASGTIVDLNGASYLRS, from the coding sequence ATGGCGGGACGGGCGGTGCTGGTGACGGGTGCCTCGCGGGGCATCGGACGGGCGGTGGCCCGCGCGTTCGCGGCCGGCGGGGACCGGGTGGCGGTGCACCACCGGGACTCGGCCGAGCTGGCCGAGGCGCTGCGCGCCGAACTGCCGGGCGACGGGCACGTGGTGGTCCGCGCCGACCTGGCCGACCCGGACGCCGTGCGCGCGGTGGTGGACGAGGCGGCCCGGCTGCTCGGCGGCCTGGACGTGCTCGTCAACAACGCCGGCGTGTTCGGGCCGGCCGACCCGCCGCACCCGGTCTTCGACAGCAGCTACGAGCAGTGGCGGTCACGCTGGCGCGAGGTGCTGGACACCAACCTGGTGGGCGCCGCGAACGCCGCCTGGTGCGCCGCCCAGCACATGCGGGAGCGGGGTGGGCGCATCGTCAACGTCTCCTCCCGGGGCGCGTTCCGGGGCGAGCCGGCCAATCCCGCGTACGGGGCCAGCAAGGCGGGGATGAACGCGATGGCGCAGTCGCTGGCGGTGGCCCTGGCCCCGTACCGCATCGGGGTGGCCTGTGTGGCGCCCGGCTTCGTCGAGACCGACATGACGAACGAACACCTCAAGAACGAGCGGGGCGAGGCGATGCGGGCGCAGTCGCCGTTCCACCGGGTGGCCCGTCCGGAGGAGATCGCCGCGGCGGTGCACTGGTTGGCCAGTCCCGAGGCGGAGTGGGCGTCCGGCACGATCGTCGACCTGAACGGCGCCTCCTACCTGCGGAGCTGA
- a CDS encoding histidine triad nucleotide-binding protein encodes MDCLFCRIVAGEIPATIVRETATTLAFRDIDPKAPTHVLVIPKEHYADVVTLAQGDSALAGELLNTAAVVAEEEGLTVDGFRLMFNTGPYGGQEVFHVHAHLLGGAPLGPMLCR; translated from the coding sequence ATGGACTGCCTGTTCTGCCGGATCGTCGCCGGGGAGATCCCGGCCACCATCGTCCGCGAGACCGCCACCACCCTCGCCTTCCGCGACATCGACCCGAAGGCGCCCACCCACGTCCTGGTGATCCCGAAGGAGCACTACGCGGACGTGGTCACGCTGGCGCAGGGCGATTCCGCGCTCGCCGGTGAGCTGCTCAACACCGCCGCCGTGGTGGCCGAGGAGGAGGGCCTGACGGTGGACGGGTTCCGACTCATGTTCAACACCGGCCCGTACGGCGGCCAGGAGGTCTTCCACGTGCACGCCCACCTGCTCGGTGGCGCGCCGCTCGGCCCGATGCTCTGCCGGTGA
- a CDS encoding serine hydrolase domain-containing protein, whose translation MTAISDRLDRMVRQAQATGRVPAVSAALHRADRPLWTCTVGGTGNDTPLDPDTVLRIGSVTKTFTAVLVMQCRDDGLLDLDDPVGRHLDLPAHGELTVRRLLSHTAGLQREPHGDVWDTLRVPGVDELLADLARAERVLPTGRRFHYSNLGLSLLGEVVARRRGGTWAEVLADRVLGPLGLNATGPEPGERAATGHLVDAYSDEAHPEPPTDFGAVAPAAQLWSTAPDMARWAAFLADPAALDPDGAVLAAATVEEMRWPHTTTDESLWAAGFGLGLILVPRPDRVTHVGHDGAMPGFLAAVYGRRGGDGTAGAMGCAVLGSSGTGVAVLDLPHALLAAAAEHDPAEVEPWRPGPPAPAHLRGMLGRWWGEGFESVFSWHDGALRARGADDPAGKPPSVFAPLPDRPDEFRTVAGREAGELLRLTRDERGVVVRMHWATYRFTRRQETFDGYDFRAGG comes from the coding sequence GTGACCGCGATCTCCGACCGGCTCGACCGGATGGTGCGGCAGGCCCAGGCGACCGGGCGGGTCCCGGCGGTGTCGGCGGCCCTGCACCGGGCCGACCGGCCGCTCTGGACGTGCACGGTGGGCGGGACCGGCAACGACACCCCGCTCGACCCGGACACGGTCCTGCGGATCGGCTCGGTCACCAAGACCTTCACCGCGGTGCTCGTCATGCAGTGCCGCGACGACGGGCTGCTCGACCTGGACGACCCGGTCGGGCGGCACCTCGACCTGCCCGCGCACGGCGAGCTGACCGTGCGCCGGCTGCTGTCGCACACCGCCGGCCTGCAACGCGAGCCGCACGGCGACGTGTGGGACACCCTCCGCGTCCCGGGCGTCGACGAGCTGCTCGCCGACCTGGCCCGGGCGGAGCGGGTGCTGCCCACCGGCCGCCGCTTCCACTACTCCAACCTCGGCCTGTCGCTGCTCGGCGAGGTGGTCGCCCGGCGGCGCGGCGGCACCTGGGCCGAGGTGCTCGCCGACCGGGTGCTCGGCCCGCTCGGGCTGAACGCCACCGGGCCCGAGCCGGGGGAGCGGGCGGCCACCGGCCACCTCGTCGACGCGTACTCCGACGAGGCGCACCCGGAGCCGCCCACCGACTTCGGCGCGGTGGCGCCGGCCGCCCAGCTCTGGAGCACCGCGCCGGACATGGCCCGCTGGGCGGCGTTCCTGGCCGACCCGGCCGCGCTCGACCCGGACGGCGCGGTGCTCGCCGCGGCCACCGTCGAGGAGATGCGCTGGCCGCACACCACCACCGACGAGTCGCTCTGGGCGGCCGGCTTCGGCCTCGGGCTGATCCTGGTGCCACGGCCGGACCGGGTGACCCACGTCGGGCACGACGGCGCGATGCCCGGCTTCCTGGCCGCCGTCTACGGCCGGCGCGGCGGTGACGGCACCGCCGGCGCCATGGGCTGCGCGGTGCTCGGCTCGTCCGGCACCGGCGTGGCGGTGCTCGACCTGCCCCACGCGCTGCTCGCCGCCGCCGCCGAGCACGACCCGGCGGAGGTCGAGCCGTGGCGTCCCGGCCCGCCCGCCCCCGCGCACCTGCGCGGGATGCTGGGCCGCTGGTGGGGCGAGGGGTTCGAGTCGGTCTTCTCCTGGCACGACGGGGCGCTGCGGGCCCGGGGCGCGGACGACCCGGCCGGCAAGCCGCCGTCGGTGTTCGCGCCGCTGCCGGACCGGCCGGACGAGTTCCGCACGGTCGCCGGCCGGGAGGCCGGCGAGCTGCTCCGGCTCACCCGCGACGAGCGGGGCGTGGTGGTCCGGATGCACTGGGCGACCTACCGGTTCACCCGCCGGCAGGAGACCTTCGACGGGTACGACTTCCGGGCCGGCGGCTGA
- a CDS encoding PhoH family protein has protein sequence MTGTPPPGPPRVQTRITVPDQKIMVNLLGAGDEILRLVERSVSSDVHVRGNEITITGAPADNALAERLFSELLELIEKGETLTTDAVRRTVGMLEQGGAERPAEVLTLNILSRRGRTIRPKTLGQKRYVDAIDSHTIVFGIGPAGTGKTYLAMAKAVQALQAKQVNRIILTRPAVEAGERLGFLPGTLNEKIDPYLRPLYDALHDMLDPESIPKLMAAGTIEVAPLAYMRGRTLNDAFIILDEAQNTTPEQMKMFLTRLGFNSKIVVTGDVTQVDLPGGTTSGLRLVREILGNVEDVHFAQLSSSDVVRHKLVGEIVDAYARWDAERENQQAQSVHAVPGRTAQGGRAGRRR, from the coding sequence ATGACCGGCACCCCACCTCCCGGCCCGCCCCGGGTGCAGACCAGGATCACGGTCCCCGACCAGAAGATCATGGTGAACCTGCTCGGCGCGGGCGACGAGATCCTGCGTCTCGTCGAACGCTCGGTCAGCAGCGACGTCCACGTGCGCGGCAACGAGATCACCATCACCGGTGCGCCCGCCGACAACGCCCTCGCCGAGCGTCTCTTCAGTGAGCTCCTCGAACTGATCGAGAAAGGCGAGACCCTGACCACAGACGCCGTCCGGCGTACCGTCGGCATGCTCGAGCAGGGCGGCGCCGAGCGGCCCGCCGAGGTCCTGACGCTCAACATCCTCTCCCGGCGCGGGCGCACCATCCGCCCCAAGACGCTCGGGCAGAAGCGGTACGTCGACGCGATCGACTCGCACACCATCGTCTTCGGGATCGGCCCGGCCGGCACCGGCAAGACCTACCTGGCCATGGCGAAGGCCGTCCAGGCGCTCCAGGCCAAGCAGGTCAACCGGATCATCCTGACCCGGCCGGCGGTCGAGGCGGGCGAGCGGCTGGGCTTCCTGCCCGGCACCCTGAACGAGAAGATCGACCCCTACCTGCGCCCGCTCTACGACGCGCTGCACGACATGCTCGACCCGGAGTCCATCCCCAAGCTGATGGCCGCCGGCACGATCGAGGTCGCGCCCCTGGCATATATGCGGGGCCGCACGTTGAATGACGCTTTCATCATCCTGGACGAGGCGCAGAACACCACGCCCGAGCAGATGAAGATGTTCCTGACCCGGCTCGGCTTCAACTCCAAGATCGTGGTCACCGGCGACGTCACCCAGGTGGACCTTCCCGGCGGGACGACAAGCGGCCTGCGGCTGGTCCGGGAGATCCTGGGCAACGTCGAGGATGTGCACTTCGCCCAGCTCTCCAGCTCGGACGTGGTTCGCCACAAGCTGGTGGGCGAGATCGTCGACGCGTACGCCCGCTGGGACGCCGAGCGGGAGAACCAGCAGGCGCAGAGCGTGCACGCCGTGCCGGGGCGCACCGCCCAGGGCGGCCGGGCCGGCCGGCGCCGCTAA
- the ybeY gene encoding rRNA maturation RNase YbeY yields MSIEIANESGVEVDTDAVLAVARHALDEMGVNPLAELSVLLVDIEYMSELNHRWMGGDGPTDVLAFPMDEGSVDHGPGESAPAGGEPALLGDIVLCPEVAAKQAATAGHSSGDELHLLTVHGVLHLLGYDHAEPEEEREMFGLQARLLASWRSTRSR; encoded by the coding sequence TTGTCCATCGAGATCGCCAACGAGTCCGGTGTCGAGGTCGACACCGACGCCGTGCTCGCCGTCGCCCGGCACGCCCTCGACGAGATGGGGGTCAACCCCCTCGCCGAGTTGTCCGTGCTGCTCGTCGACATCGAATACATGTCGGAGCTGAACCACCGCTGGATGGGCGGTGACGGCCCGACCGACGTGCTCGCCTTCCCCATGGACGAGGGCAGCGTCGACCACGGGCCGGGGGAGAGCGCCCCGGCCGGCGGCGAGCCGGCCCTGCTCGGCGACATCGTGCTCTGCCCGGAGGTGGCGGCCAAGCAGGCGGCCACCGCCGGGCACTCGTCCGGCGACGAGTTGCACCTGCTCACCGTGCACGGCGTGCTGCACCTGCTCGGCTACGACCACGCCGAGCCCGAGGAGGAGCGGGAGATGTTCGGTCTCCAGGCCCGGCTGCTGGCCAGCTGGCGGTCGACCCGGTCGCGGTGA
- a CDS encoding hemolysin family protein yields MAVDPVAVMTSLAAAGAAAGLPDFQLLFFGAGLVVLAGLIAMTEAALAAVSPARAAELAREGARGARALQAVAADVVRHLNLLLLLRLLAELTATTLVALVAVDTFGAGWRAALVTAGAMTVVSFVVVGVAPRTLGRQHAYAVGRAVAPLVRWLGRALNPLASLLILIGNAVTPGKGFREGPFATQVELRELVDLAEQRGVVEHGERQMIHSVFALGDTIAREVMVPRTEMVWIEERKTLAQALALFLRSGFSRIPVIGENVDDVLGVLYLKDLIRRTQGDREAREMPVAELMRQATFVPESKPVDDLLSEMQAARNHLVIVVDEYGGTGGLVTIEDILEEIVGEITDEYDVERPPVEHLPDGAVRVTARLPVENLGELFDTELPTDEVETVGGLLAQALGRVPIPGAEAEVAGLRLIAEGTTGRRNRIDTVLVSRVDPGSAPEGTGRGEPVESRGNHNRSEERQPADA; encoded by the coding sequence CTGGCGGTCGACCCGGTCGCGGTGATGACGTCCCTCGCGGCGGCCGGCGCCGCGGCCGGCCTGCCCGATTTTCAGCTCCTGTTCTTCGGGGCCGGGCTGGTGGTGCTCGCCGGCCTGATCGCGATGACCGAGGCGGCGCTGGCCGCGGTCTCCCCGGCGCGCGCCGCCGAGCTGGCCCGCGAGGGCGCGCGCGGCGCGCGGGCGCTCCAGGCGGTCGCCGCTGACGTGGTCCGTCACCTCAACCTGCTGCTCCTGCTCCGCCTGCTTGCCGAACTGACCGCGACCACGCTCGTCGCGCTGGTGGCGGTCGACACGTTCGGCGCCGGCTGGCGGGCGGCCCTGGTCACCGCCGGGGCGATGACCGTGGTGAGTTTCGTGGTGGTCGGGGTCGCCCCGCGCACGCTGGGTCGGCAGCACGCCTACGCGGTCGGCCGGGCGGTCGCGCCGCTGGTGCGGTGGCTGGGCCGGGCGCTCAACCCGCTGGCGTCGCTGCTGATCCTGATCGGCAACGCGGTCACCCCGGGCAAGGGGTTCCGGGAGGGGCCGTTCGCCACCCAGGTGGAGCTGCGTGAGCTGGTCGACCTGGCCGAGCAACGCGGGGTGGTGGAGCACGGCGAGCGCCAGATGATCCACTCGGTGTTCGCGCTCGGTGACACCATCGCCCGCGAGGTGATGGTGCCGCGCACCGAGATGGTGTGGATAGAGGAACGCAAGACGCTGGCGCAGGCGCTGGCGCTGTTCCTGCGGTCCGGGTTCTCCCGCATCCCGGTGATCGGTGAGAACGTCGACGACGTGCTCGGCGTGCTCTACCTCAAGGACCTGATCCGGCGTACCCAGGGCGACCGGGAGGCACGGGAGATGCCGGTGGCGGAGCTGATGCGTCAGGCGACGTTCGTGCCGGAGTCCAAGCCGGTGGACGATCTGCTCTCCGAGATGCAGGCGGCCCGCAACCACCTGGTCATCGTGGTCGACGAGTACGGCGGCACCGGCGGGTTGGTCACCATCGAGGACATCCTGGAGGAGATCGTCGGTGAGATCACCGACGAGTACGATGTCGAGCGCCCGCCGGTGGAGCACCTGCCGGACGGGGCCGTGCGGGTGACCGCCCGGCTGCCGGTGGAGAATCTGGGCGAGCTGTTCGACACCGAGTTGCCCACCGACGAGGTGGAGACGGTCGGCGGGCTGCTGGCGCAGGCCCTCGGCCGGGTGCCCATCCCGGGCGCGGAGGCCGAGGTGGCCGGCCTGCGGCTGATCGCCGAGGGCACCACCGGCCGGCGCAACCGGATCGACACCGTCCTGGTGAGCCGGGTCGATCCGGGGTCCGCTCCGGAGGGCACGGGCCGGGGCGAGCCGGTCGAATCCCGTGGCAACCACAACCGTTCCGAGGAGAGGCAACCCGCCGATGCCTGA
- a CDS encoding cytidine deaminase, with amino-acid sequence MPESPAVPAALPTPADPAELSAEDGKLVVLARGARGRVAAVEGAAVRDQDGRTYAAASVALPSLTLTALQLAVASAVAAGASRLEAAAVVTEASTLDGAGHAAVRDLSADAPIHVAAPDGAVLGTVVE; translated from the coding sequence ATGCCTGAGTCACCCGCCGTGCCGGCCGCACTGCCCACCCCCGCCGATCCGGCCGAGCTGAGCGCCGAGGACGGCAAGCTCGTCGTGCTGGCCCGGGGCGCGCGGGGCCGGGTGGCCGCCGTGGAGGGCGCGGCCGTCCGCGACCAGGACGGCCGGACGTACGCGGCGGCAAGCGTGGCGCTGCCGTCGCTGACGTTGACCGCGCTCCAGTTGGCGGTCGCCTCGGCGGTGGCGGCGGGGGCGAGCCGGCTGGAGGCGGCGGCGGTGGTGACCGAGGCGTCGACGCTTGACGGCGCCGGGCACGCCGCGGTCCGGGATCTCTCCGCCGACGCGCCGATCCACGTGGCCGCGCCGGACGGCGCCGTCCTCGGCACGGTGGTCGAGTGA
- the era gene encoding GTPase Era, translating to MTTPEERPYRAGFACFVGRPNAGKSTLTNAIVGTKIAITSSKPQTTRHIIRAVLHRPESQLVLVDTPGLHRPRTLLGERLNDLVRETWSEVDVIGLCVPANEPVGRGDRFITGELSSLKATVLAVVTKTDLVDKKRLAEQLVAVSELAEFAAVVPVSAVSGHQVDTLVDVMTGYLPESPQLYPDDMLTDDPEQVLVAELVREAALEGVRDELPHSIAVVVEEMIPEGNLTKIYADLYVERSSQKAIVIGHRGSRLKHVGTTARRQIEELLGTRVYLDLHVRVAKDWQRDPKQLRKLGF from the coding sequence GTGACCACGCCCGAGGAGCGTCCCTACCGGGCCGGTTTCGCCTGTTTCGTCGGCCGGCCCAACGCCGGCAAGTCGACGCTCACCAACGCGATCGTCGGCACCAAGATCGCGATTACGTCGAGCAAGCCGCAGACCACCCGGCACATCATCCGAGCGGTGCTGCACCGGCCGGAGTCGCAGCTCGTGCTCGTGGACACGCCCGGCCTGCACCGTCCGCGTACGCTGCTCGGCGAACGCCTCAACGACCTGGTGCGGGAGACCTGGAGCGAGGTCGACGTGATCGGGCTCTGCGTCCCGGCGAACGAGCCGGTCGGGCGGGGCGACCGGTTCATCACCGGCGAGCTGTCCAGCCTGAAGGCCACCGTGCTGGCCGTGGTCACCAAGACCGACCTGGTCGACAAGAAGCGGCTGGCCGAGCAGTTGGTCGCGGTGAGCGAGCTGGCCGAGTTCGCGGCCGTGGTGCCGGTGAGCGCGGTCTCCGGTCATCAGGTGGACACGCTCGTCGACGTGATGACCGGCTACCTGCCGGAGTCGCCGCAGCTCTACCCGGACGACATGCTCACCGACGACCCGGAGCAGGTGCTCGTCGCCGAGCTGGTTCGGGAGGCCGCGCTGGAGGGGGTGCGGGACGAGCTGCCGCACTCCATCGCCGTGGTGGTCGAGGAAATGATTCCGGAGGGCAACCTCACGAAGATCTACGCCGATCTCTACGTGGAACGGTCGAGCCAGAAGGCGATCGTGATCGGTCACCGGGGCAGCCGGCTCAAGCATGTGGGGACCACCGCGCGCCGGCAGATCGAGGAGCTGCTGGGCACCCGGGTCTATCTCGATCTGCACGTGCGCGTGGCGAAGGACTGGCAGCGGGATCCGAAGCAGCTGCGCAAGCTCGGCTTCTGA